In the genome of Cryptomeria japonica chromosome 8, Sugi_1.0, whole genome shotgun sequence, one region contains:
- the LOC131857500 gene encoding uncharacterized protein LOC131857500: MDGGGDGGGESSPKFVLLEELGELGGLELELELPLELEFITRTQGIVNHLRTQGETISDHKIVEKVLRSLPPKFDPVVIAIDESKDLTTFKVAELIGSLQSHEECMQHSIESFVQAFRKKKSDLNKSKASYVEESSDAKNSMFFAWNLAKEPQEDVWFLDSCCLNHMTGKSDFFAKLDDSVRSKVIFGDDKEVDVMGKGTLAVKTKQGDTTNIHNTFFVPELQHSLLSIGQLLEKNYKVVFEDSCYKSFDKSNNHHLVAKTYT, translated from the exons atggatggtggaggtgatggtggaggtgaatCTTCACCTAAGTTTGTGCTACTTGAAGAACTAGGTGAGCTTGGAGGACTAGAATTGGAGCTAgaacttccacttgagctt GAATTTATTACAAGGACTCAAGGTATTGTGAATCATCTTAGGACTCAAGGTGAAACTATATCAGATCATAAAATTGTAGAAAAGGTTTTAAGGTCTCTTCCTCCTAAATTTGATCCAGTAGTAATTGCTATTGATgaaagtaaagatctaactactttcaaagttgcaGAATTAATTGGTTCTTTGCAGTCTCATGAAGAGTGCATGCAACATTCTATAGAAAGTTTTGTTCAAGCTTTCCG GAAAAAGAAATCTGACTTGAATAAGTCAAAAGCTAGTTATGTAGAAGAATCTTCTGATGCAAAGAATTCTATGTTCTTTGCATGGAATTTGGCAAAAGAACCCCAAGAGGATGTCTGGTTCTTGGACAGCTGTTGTTTAAATCACATGACAGGTAAATCTGATTTCTTTGCCAAATTAGATGATTCAGTGAGGAGTaaagttatatttggagatgataaggaggtTGATGTAATGGGAAAAGGCACCCTTGCAGTCAAGACTAAGCAAGGAGACACTACAAATATCCATAATACTTTCTTTGTGCCAGAATTACAGCATagtcttttgagtataggacaacTTCTAGAAAAGAACTATAAAGTTGTATTTGAAGATAGTTGTTACAAAAgttttgataaatctaataatcatcatcTTGTAGCAAAGACTTATACATGA